AAGTTTGATGCGGTTTTGGATGGTGTTGTATTCTTTTACTATTTCGCGTTGTTTGTCTATGTGGGGAACAGGAATAAGCGTTTCACACAATTCTTCCCAATCATACCCACCTCTGATTGCTGCATCACATTTAAAAGTGGCATACCTATCGAATTCAGATCTGCGTAACCACATCATCAAATATTCAGGGTCAAGTTCATTCCGGTCTTTTACTTCAAAAACAGGATATGCTGGAGAAACCAAATTTGGTTCGTCATCTAACTTCAAAACTACTGGCAATTTGTTAACTCGAATTGGAGACATAAAATCGCAAGCAAATTGATACTTACTCATCACCCTATAAACGGACATATTAGTTCCAACGACATTAGAAGTGGTCTCTCTAAATTCCTTAGTCATACTCAAACCCAATAACCGAGTAACTTTTAAATCTCGATTGCGGTGTTCAACTCTTTGAATAAAGTTCCCAATTGGTTTATAATTCAATTTCATATCCCAACTCTTTGAACACGTTTAGTAAATCATTTTTGCTTTGGGCTTCTGCTTTGAGCAATTCGCCAAACTCACCTTTTAAAGATGTCATTTTATCCTCAAAGTCAATGTTTTCATCTCGGTTTACAAATTCAATGTATTTGCTCGGCACAAGCGAAAAATCTTTTTTCTCCACAGCTTCTAAGGTAGCACTATAGCAGAACTCAGGTACATTTTCAATTTCCTCTACTTGCCATTGGTGGTAAGTACTCACTACTTTTTGAATATCATCATCAGAAAACTGGGTGTATTTCTTTTCAAACGGTTCTCCCATTTGTCGCAAGTCCATAAACAGGATTTCTTTTTCTCTATCTCGGTTTTTTCGGGTTTCATTACCAATTTTTCGGGAATGGACCTTTTTGTTTTTATTGACTATCCAAAGAGTAACACTGATATCTGTTGTATAAAACAGATTACGTGGCAATACCAAAATGGCTTCCACCAAGTTGTTTTCAATGAGTTTTCTTCGAATTTTGTATTCCTCGCCACCGCCAGATAAGGCACCGTTTGCCAGTATGAATCCAGCAACACCGTTTTCAGACAGTTTGCTCACCATATTCAAAATCCAGCCATAGTTGGCATTACTTTTTGGAGGTACTTCGTAACCCATCCAGCGTGGGTCGTCTATCAATTCATTTTCAGCTCTCCAATCTTTTTGATTAAAAGGCGGGTTGGCCATTATAAAATCAGCTTTTAAGTCTTTGTGCTGATCTTGTGCAAAGGTGTCGGCCGCTTTTTCACCTAAATTGGCAGCAATCCCACGGATAGCCAAGTTCATCTTTGCCAGTTTATAGGTAGTGTTGGTGTATTCCTGTCCGTAAATAGAGATTTCTTTTTTGTTACCGTGGTGATTTTCTATAAACTTAATGGATTGAACAAACATACCTCCCGAACCACAGGCAGGATCATAGATGATGCCTTTATAAGGCTCAATCATTTCAGCAATGAGGTTTACGATCCTTTGGCGTATAGAATTCGCCCTTTCCTTTACCTTCTTTTAAGGCAAATTTTGATAAGAAGTACTCATATACACGCCCTACAATATCCTGTCCTTCATTTAAGAGGGTATCAATTTCATTGATTTTATCAAGTAGGGATGCGAGTTTGGATTTGTCCAACCCTAAACGTGAAAAGTAGTTGTCTGGTAAAGCGCCTTTTAAAGAAGGGTTGTTTTTTTCTATGGTATGTAGTGCGGTATCTATTTTTATAGCAATATCATCTTGTTTGGCATTTTTGCTGATATAGGACCAACGTGAAATCTCCTCTAAAAAGAAAACATTTTTCATATTGTAGAAATCTTTCATTTCTACATATTTTTCTTTGCCCTCGGCTATTAATTCGGTTCTGCGTTCTTCAAATTTATCGCTGGTAAACTTGAGGAAAATAAGCCCCAATACCACATGTTTATATTCAGACGGCTCTACAGAACCTCTTAATTTGTCGCAGGATTGCCAAAGGGTTTCTTCAATTGCTTTCGTTTTCTCGGTTATTTTTTTAGCCATTTATAATTTTAGTCTTTCTTGTTGGTTTTAATGTCTTTAATAGCAATTTTTAGGGCTTGCAATGCCTGGTCTTCATCAGCTACGACCTCCAATATTTGGTCAGTTAACCACAAAGTCAATAATTCCTGTGTATCGACTTTTAGTAGTGCTGCTATTTTTTGCACCTGTTCCCGTTTGGCTCTGCGTTCGCCACGTTCAATTTTGCTAAACATAGGTGTGTCTATTTCCAAATCAGCAGATACCTGCTCCTCCAAATTTATAACCTCCACTATATCACTTCTCTGGCAATTTATAATCTTTACAAACTTCCTTAAATAATTCACCAGGATCTTCGTCAATAGCAAGAAATATCAAGTATAACTCTTTCACTTTCAATTGGGTGGTTATGTTATTAGCAAGCTCACTCAATCGTGTTTTGCTAATGCCTGTTTTGCGAGACACATCCGATCTGTTTATTGATTTTTTAGCAAAGAAGCGTCCTAATGTTGTCATGTATTTATCCTATTTTCAATATATAAAGTTACCATTTTTCGATTTATAAACTTATATTTGTTGTTTTATATTCTTATTTTCAGAACCGCAAGAATATTACACCTTGGGTAATTTTAAGTCTTTAAAAAGCTCTTTAAAAATTTCCCCAGGGTCTACATCAATTGCTAAAGCAATTAAATAAAGTTCATCAGCACGAAGTTTGGTCGAATCGTTTCCACTTAATTGGCTTAAACGAGATTTACTTATCCCAGTTCTTCTAGCAACCTCTGCTTTATTTATAGATTTTTTAGCTAAGTATAATCCTAAATCAGTCATTTGTATATCTTTTTTGAATACATAAATATAGAAAGCGTATACTGTTGTATGAAATAATTACACTTTTGTTTTGAATTTAGGTTTATTTTTAATACATTAGTATTGATTTTTAATACATCTGTATAAATAATATACACATTGTTTTTTGTATATTAATATAAATTCACTCTAAATAACCCAAAAAATAGTATGGACGATGAAATTTACCCTAAACAAGACCAGATGATTGTCCAACTAAAATCGCTTTTGGAAATTAAATATGTTTATAAATCAAAACCTGAAAAAGATAGTGGTTTCAAGTTTTTACTAATTGTGATACTAAAAGAAAACAGTCCTTCCTTAACCCAAGGATTATCTCCTATGGTAGCTAAAATATTTCAGGAAGAAACAGATGTCTTATACCGCATATTTTCGATTGAGTATGCCCAACAGCAACTCAGGGAGGCAAACCTATTTTTTATTCATGGGTGTCATCTGTCCAAACTAATCTACAAAAGCGACAACACCGATACAGGGCTGAAAGTGCCTGTAATACATAAAGACACCAAAGAAGCCATGGCGTTGGGTTTTGAGAACGAACTCAGCCGCGTAGGCGCTTTTATGGAAGGCGCCACATCATACATAAAAAATAAGAATTTCCCCCAGGCTGCCTTTATGCTGCACCAGTACATGGAAATATGGTTCCGCAATGCAGAGCTTCTTGTCATGGGCAAAGAAATAAAAAGTCACAGCATCAAGGAGCATCAAAACTATATCAAGGCTTTTGCCCCGGAACTTGGGCGTATCTTTAATATGGATAGGGAAGAAGACCGCAACCTGTTAAAACTATTGGATGAAGCCTACATCACTGCCAGCTACTCTAAAAACTATCACATTACCAAGTTTCAGTTGGAAATCCTATCGGAAAAAGCATGGCATTTAAACTTTGTGGTGGCCCTTTTGTATGGGGAAAAGTTGGAAGCCTGTAGGTTAGATTGTTAGATTGTTAGATGGTTAGATTGTTAGATGGTTAGATGGTTAGAAAGTTGGAAAGTTGGAAAGTTGGAAAGTAAAAAGTTGGAAAGATATTTTTTTAAACGAGTGAAATGGTGCATAACGATAGAAATGGATCAACACAAAAAGTTGTTGTGGAGCAATTAAATCAAAAATCAAAAATCGTTAATCGTCAATCGTTAATCAATTAGATGGTTAGAAAGTAAAAAGTTGGAAAGTTTTGAAGACATTTTTTTAAACGACCACATGAACTTTTCACGATTCACGATTCGATTCACCTTTCACGTTTCACCTTTCACGATTCATGATTTTGAATCTCCCTGATCACAGTTGACCGATTAACCAAACCCAGAACCCGTCACCTTGAACCCAAAACCTTGAACCCAAACCCAACAACCATCAACCATCAACCAACAACAAGATACCATTTCCGAATCACCTTTCACGTTTCACCTTTCACGATTCACGATTTTGAATCTCCCTGCTCACAGTTGACCGATACACCAAACCTTGAACCCAAAACCCAAACCACCAACCACCAACCAACAACCAACAACCACCAACCATCAACCATCAATCATTTCCGAATCACCTTTCACGTTTCACCTTTTCACGATTCACGATTTGAATCTCCCTGCTCACAGTTGACCGATTCACCAAAACCCAAAACCCAGAACCCAGAACCTTGAACCCAGAACCCAACAACCATCAACCAACCCCATCCTTATAATACTTATTCCTATATTCAACAGGCGTCAACCCCGTTATCTTCTTAAAAACATTTCTGAAAGCCTTGGTATCGGTGTAGCCCACATCGAACATGACCTCATTGATGTTTTTCCGTGTCGATTCAAAACTTCGCTTGGCGGCCTCGACTTTGACTCGTTGCAGGTATTCAATAACCGTATTATCCGTGGCCTGTTTAAATCTACGCTCAAAACTCCTACGGCTTACGGCTACCATTTGTGCCAGTTCATCAACAATAATCTTCTCCTGATAATGTTCCTCAATATATTCCTGGGCCTGTTTTACTTGCTCATCGTTATGGTCTTTCTGTCCCGTGAACATCATAAAGGAAGCCTGACTTTCCCTGTCGATATCAATGGCGAAATATTTAGAGGCCAATATCGCCGTGTCCCGGTCGGTGTATTTTTCCAGTAGATAGAGTAACAAGTTCCACAAAGAATTTGCCCCACCACTGGAATAAATGCCACTCTCCTCGGTAATGACACCGCCATCAACGATGACCACTTCGGGGAACCGTTCTTTGAACTCGTTATAGTAAGCCCAATGTGTGGAGCATTTTTTTCCGTTCAAGAGACCTGTGGAAGCCAATAGAAAGGCTCCAACACAAAGAGAGGCGACTTCGGCCCCGTTTTTATATTGATGGGTAATCCATGGAAGGGTGGCCCCATTCAGCGCAACCGCTGCTTTCATATCCCCAAAAAGAGGTGGTACAATGACCAGGTCTGCCCGATCGGTATGTTCCAAAAGCAGATCCGTAGTAATGGCATAGGCGCCATCCTGAACCCGGACATCCTTCTGGCAACCCACCAATTCCACCTTAAATAAAGGTTCCTTTCCGGCAGCTTGTAAAAAGTGGTTCGCAGTGGTAAACAAGTAGCGGGGACCGGTAATGCCCTCTGCCACGGCGGTTTCAGGCACTAATATATATATGTTTTTCATCGGTTTCTATGCATTGTTTTAATTTAAATAATTGAGGCTGTCTAAAAAGTCTAGTTCTATGTCATATTGAGGGTGTCGAAATATTTTAACTTTTTGGTAATCAATATCGGTTTCGACAAGCTCAACCTGACAAATTAAATTTAAAGGACTTTTTATACAGCCTCTTTGCTTCGCCAGTTCGCTTTGCTCTCGCCCAATTGACCGTTCCTTTTGAGAGGTCAGAACTGACCAAAAAGGTAATTCTGGGTGAGGGAACATAAAAATAGAAAAATTTGGCAGAATGAACCCTTCTGTTAGCCGTTTTTACACCCTAAGACTTCGAAAAATAATTTTGAAATTTGTAATGTAATATCCGTTGGGTGAAATTAAGAAATTTAATTTATAATGAAATTTGATTATAATTTAAAGTCAATTTAGTACTCAAGTGTCAGTCTGAGCCTGTCGAAGACACTAGAAGATACATTTCGACAAGCTCAATGTGACAATTTATATAAAAATTAGAATTGATAAATCAATGACCCCCAACGGGTTAATGTAATAATTAAAAACAAAAAATCATGGAACGAATTACAGTAAAAAATACGGTAAAAGCCCCTTCAAAAAAAGTATGGAGTTTATGGACAGCTCCTGAACAGATTGTAAAATGGAATACACCTTCCGATGATTGGCATACCACCCGTGCAACGAACGACCTTAGGGTGGGCGGAACCTTTCTCTCAAGAATGGAAGCCAAGGACGGCAGTTTTGGTTTTGACTTTGAAGGCACGTATGATGAAGTGGTACCACGTGAACGAATAGCCTACACCCTGGGCGATGGGCGAAAAGTGGAAGTGGATTTTAAGGAACAGGACGGGAACACGGAGATTGTCAGCACTTTTGATGCCGAGACCCAAAACCCTATAGAACAGCAACGGGATGGCTGGCAAGCCATTTTGGATAATTTTAAAACCTACGCAGAGAACTTCCAATGAGTTGTAGAAACAAATAAGTATATAAAATAAGGTTTAGTACATGACAAAAATTGAAGCGTGTCACATTGAGCCTTTCGACTAGGCTCAAGATAAACTAAAGTCAAAATGCGATTAAAAACAATATTCCAATGTCTTCGACTGCGCTCAGACTGACATCTGAATATATTTGGATTTTTATCGTGTACTAAAAAATAAGAACATAAATAATACATACAACAATGAAAAAAAATAAGATCATTTTCTGGACGGCAACACTCATTATCTTCCTTTTTGAAGGGGTCATGCCAGCACT
This genomic window from Mariniflexile sp. TRM1-10 contains:
- a CDS encoding helix-turn-helix domain-containing protein; amino-acid sequence: MEVINLEEQVSADLEIDTPMFSKIERGERRAKREQVQKIAALLKVDTQELLTLWLTDQILEVVADEDQALQALKIAIKDIKTNKKD
- a CDS encoding helix-turn-helix domain-containing protein, coding for MTTLGRFFAKKSINRSDVSRKTGISKTRLSELANNITTQLKVKELYLIFLAIDEDPGELFKEVCKDYKLPEK
- a CDS encoding helix-turn-helix domain-containing protein produces the protein MTDLGLYLAKKSINKAEVARRTGISKSRLSQLSGNDSTKLRADELYLIALAIDVDPGEIFKELFKDLKLPKV
- a CDS encoding HEPN domain-containing protein is translated as MIVQLKSLLEIKYVYKSKPEKDSGFKFLLIVILKENSPSLTQGLSPMVAKIFQEETDVLYRIFSIEYAQQQLREANLFFIHGCHLSKLIYKSDNTDTGLKVPVIHKDTKEAMALGFENELSRVGAFMEGATSYIKNKNFPQAAFMLHQYMEIWFRNAELLVMGKEIKSHSIKEHQNYIKAFAPELGRIFNMDREEDRNLLKLLDEAYITASYSKNYHITKFQLEILSEKAWHLNFVVALLYGEKLEACRLDC
- a CDS encoding GlxA family transcriptional regulator, with protein sequence MKNIYILVPETAVAEGITGPRYLFTTANHFLQAAGKEPLFKVELVGCQKDVRVQDGAYAITTDLLLEHTDRADLVIVPPLFGDMKAAVALNGATLPWITHQYKNGAEVASLCVGAFLLASTGLLNGKKCSTHWAYYNEFKERFPEVVIVDGGVITEESGIYSSGGANSLWNLLLYLLEKYTDRDTAILASKYFAIDIDRESQASFMMFTGQKDHNDEQVKQAQEYIEEHYQEKIIVDELAQMVAVSRRSFERRFKQATDNTVIEYLQRVKVEAAKRSFESTRKNINEVMFDVGYTDTKAFRNVFKKITGLTPVEYRNKYYKDGVG
- a CDS encoding SRPBCC family protein is translated as MERITVKNTVKAPSKKVWSLWTAPEQIVKWNTPSDDWHTTRATNDLRVGGTFLSRMEAKDGSFGFDFEGTYDEVVPRERIAYTLGDGRKVEVDFKEQDGNTEIVSTFDAETQNPIEQQRDGWQAILDNFKTYAENFQ